Proteins co-encoded in one Gadus morhua chromosome 6, gadMor3.0, whole genome shotgun sequence genomic window:
- the LOC115545751 gene encoding protein asteroid homolog 1-like — MGVKGLYSLLEGKQIYEGIHFRDSKLVVDGINLAHILYNKADLDQNHGGEYLAFQAEVQAFFKALAICQIKAKVVIDGGSGPSDIKLDQGMDLQRTRVKNIPDALKGEKMGFYALFTTTVFEETLNSMKVPLVRCFGEADGQLAALARDLYCPVLSGDTDLYIYNFRGGVLPLDQFQWDSVKPNGARSYISCKRYTMSRFCNLYKIDHQLLPVFAALAGNDYVNLRDVKWASYVPAGSPTMKFRTASLVGLLSWLGARTDRTTEDTLTAALALIPNISQQARTEMRTEVQNAMLEYRLPSSSLRRSFSEGTVPPLPPEIWSRVPEWVRVSLARGDLGANILDYDILVHRRKFLRIQVEGSDRQSSNLTSRPIRQVMYGLLLGQRGGEVEEWDRVGLELIGVKVQPLVQGAAQTLSLVSPPQVGLPTPLAG; from the coding sequence ATGGGGGTGAAGGGCTTGTACTCGTTGCTGGAGGGTAAACAGATCTACGAGGGCATCCACTTCAGGGACAGCAAGCTAGTGGTGGACGGCATCAACCTGGCCCACATCCTCTACAACAAGGCCGACCTGGACCAGAACCACGGCGGGGAGTACCTGGCCTTCCAGGCGGAGGTCCAGGCATTTTTCAAGGCTCTGGCCATCTGTCAAATTAAAGCAAAAGTTGTGATTGACGGAGGCTCGGGCCCCAGCGACATCAAACTAGACCAGGGGATGGACCTTCAAAGAACACGTGTCAAGAATATCCCTGACGCTCTGAAGGGTGAGAAAATGGGCTTTTATGCCCTCTTTACCACGACAGTGTTCGAAGAGACGCTGAACAGCATGAAGGTGCCGCTGGTCAGGTGCTTCGGAGAGGCTGACGGCCAGCTGGCTGCCCTGGCCAGAGATTTGTACTGCCCGGTGCTGTCCGGAGACACTGACTTATACATCTACAACTTTCGAGGGGGGGTTCTACCCCTGGATCAATTCCAGTGGGACTCAGTTAAACCAAATGGGGCCAGGAGTTACATCTCCTGCAAGCGATACACCATGTCCCGCTTCTGTAACCTTTACAAAATCGACCACCAGCTGCTGCCCGTCTTTGCCGCTTTGGCAGGGAACGACTACGTCAACCTCAGAGATGTTAAGTGGGCCAGTTACGTTCCAGCGGGAAGTCCTACAATGAAGTTCAGAACCGCTAGCCTGGTGGGCCTCCTGAGTTGGCTTGGAGCCAGGACAGACCGGACAACAGAAGACACCTTGACAGCAGCGTTGGCACTCATACCCAACATTAGCCAACAGGCGCGGACGGAAATGCGGACGGAGGTGCAGAACGCCATGCTAGAGTACCGACTCCCCAGCTCCTCTCTGCGGAGGTCTTTCAGTGAGGGAACTGTTCCGCCGCTGCCTCCTGAGATCTGGAGCAGGGTCCCTGAGTGGGTCCGTGTGTCCCTGGCCAGAGGGGACCTGGGGGCCAACATACTGGACTATGACATACTTGTGCACAGAAGGAAATTCCTGCGAATCCAGGTTGAGGGCAGCGACCGGCAGAGCTCTAACCTCACCTCACGGCCCATCCGGCAGGTGATGTACGGGCTGCTGCtgggacagagggggggtgaggtggaggagtgggaCCGGGTCGGTCTGGAGCTCATCGGTGTCAAGGTGCAACCGCTGGTCCAAGGAGCCGCTCAGACGCTGAGTCTGGTCTCTCCGCCCCAGGTAGGCCTACCGACTCCTTTAGCTGGATGA